The following proteins are co-located in the Dromiciops gliroides isolate mDroGli1 chromosome 2, mDroGli1.pri, whole genome shotgun sequence genome:
- the TMEM214 gene encoding transmembrane protein 214 isoform X1 has translation MAATAAGGGRWEVVRKGRRPGGGGGGGGGGGSRRALGEANRARSIELVPAIQPSGTLFELGFQKVMKKHNKEQVPPPAPTEHKKTAKKTKKAAALTDQSAKQGRFRSLEEAMKALDVVALQKEMEKSQSMFPGNPSVWVKDLAGYLNYKLQAPQSEPTLSQHTHDYPYSLVGRELRGVIRGLLGKAASVLELFFDHCLYTMLQELDKTPGESLHGYRICIQAVLQDKPKIATMNLGKYLELLRSHQNRPAKCLTIMWALGQAGFVNLTEGLKVWLGIMLPVLGIKSLSPFSIAYLDRLLLMHPNLTKGFGMIGPKDFFPLLDFAYMPNNSLAPSLQEQLCQLYPRLKVLAFGAKPETTLHTYFPSFLSRATPNCPPEMKKELLRSLTECLALDALSFNVWRQLYTKHLAQSSLLLGHILETWDQTPKKMRKSLQEIIQSFKITNEELLRKGGSNTQDITACNTICKGLLQQARGRQVPWIQLLLVFLVFAAGFLFHDFRSHSSFQTSLSARVLQSSGFLPAGEEACAKLYYYGLQGYSWLEETLPVFGSHLMAVLEPSLQLAWTQTNTTVTFISTYCVSCLSWASENLPGIFQETQFTDSLLHLLLQLWELLLLFYQDFLLPLWHLLLTSLSQVQEYCQEACRGDVTWDCIKIQLSEFAHWIWLCLQDTTIALVDWALTMISQQ, from the exons ctgCCATCCAGCCCTCAGGCACCCTTTTTGAGCTGGGCTTCCAGAAGGTGATGAAAAAGCACAACAAGGAGCAAGTGCCCCCACCTGCTCCCACCGAGCACaagaaaacagccaaaaaaaCCAAGAAGGCAGCTGCTCTGACCGACCAGAGCGCCAAGCAGGGCCGCTTTCGAAGCCTGGAGGAGGCGATGAAGGCT CTAGATGTGGTAGCActgcaaaaggaaatggagaagagcCAGAGCATGTTCCCTGGGAACCCCTCTGTGTGGGTGAAGGACCTGGCTGGATATCTCAACTACAAGCTGCAGGCACCTCAGAGCGAACCTACATTAAGCCAGCACACACATG ATTACCCATACAGCCTGGTGGGCCGAGAACTTCGTGGCGTCATTCGAGGACTGTTGGGGAAAGCAGCTAGTGTCCTGGAACTCTTCTTTGACCATTGTCTCTACACCATGCTGCAGGAACTGGACAAGACTCCAG GTGAGTCACTCCATGGCTACCGCATCTGTATCCAGGCAGTTCTGCAAGACAAGCCCAAGATTGCCACCATGAACTTAGGCAAG TACCTCGAGCTACTGAGATCCCATCAGAATCGACCAGCAAAGTGTCTGACCATCATGTGGGCACTGGGGCAGGCAGGCTTTGTCAACCTAACAGAGGGACTTAAAG TGTGGCTGGGGATCATGTTGCCTGTGCTGGGAATCAAGTCTCTATCTCCCTTCTCCATTGCTTATTTGGACCGACTGCTCCT GATGCATCCCAACCTCACCAAGGGCTTTGGCATGATCGGTCCCAAGGACTTCTTCCCACTTCTGGACTTTGCCTACATGCCCAACAACTCCCTGGCACCCAG CCTCCAGGAACAGCTTTGTCAGCTCTACCCCAGACTGAAAGTGCTGGCATTTGGTGCAAAGCCGGAAACTACCCTGCATACCTATTTCCCCTCCTTTTTGTCCAGAGCCACCCCTAACTGTCCCCCTGAAATGAAGAAAGag CTCCTGAGAAGCTTGACTGAGTGTCTGGCCCTGGATGCCCTTAGCTTCAATGTTTGGAGACAACTGTACACCAAGCACCTGGCACAATCCAG CCTGCTGCTGGGACATATCCTGGAGACTTGGGACCAAACACCTAAGAAG ATGAGGAAGTCTTTGCAAGAAATAATTCAGTCCTTCAAAATCACAAATGAGGAGCTCCTGAGGAAAGGGGGAAGTAACACTCAGGACATCACAGCCTGCAATACCATCTGCAAG GGCCTATTGCAGCAAGCGCGTGGTCGTCAAGTACCGTGGATTCAGCTGCTACTTGTGTTCCTAGTGTTTGCAGCTGGCTTCCTGTTCCATGACTTCCGGTCACATAGCTCCTTCCAGA CTTCCCTGTCAGCCCGTGTGTTACAGTCATCAGGCTTCCTGCCTGCTGGTGAAGAGGCCTGTGCCAAGCTCTATTACTATGGTCTTCAAGGTTATAG CTGGCTAGAGGAGACATTGCCTGTCTTTGGTTCCCATCTAATGGCAGTGCTAGAACCCAGCCTGCAGCTGGCCTGGACCCAAACCAACACAACAGTCACCTTTATCTCTACCTATTGTGTGTCCTGTCTTTCTTGGGCTTCTGAGAACCTACCTGGCATCTTCCAGGAG ACCCAGTTCACAGACTCATTGTTACATCTGCTCCTACAGCTATGGGAGCTGCTGCTGCTCTTTTACCAGGACTTTCTGTTACCTCTGTGGCATCTGCTACTTACTTCATTATCCCAGGTCCAGGAGTATTGCCAGGAGGCTTGCAG AGGTGATGTGACCTGGGACTGTATAAAGATACAGCTGAGTGAGTTTGCCCACTGGATTTGGCTCTGCCTACAAGACACCACCATTGCCCTTGTGGACTGGGCATTAACCATGATATCCCAGCAATAG
- the TMEM214 gene encoding transmembrane protein 214 isoform X2 has translation MAATAAGGGRWEVVRKGRRPGGGGGGGGGGGSRRALGEANRARSIELVPAIQPSGTLFELGFQKVMKKHNKEQVPPPAPTEHKKTAKKTKKAAALTDQSAKQGRFRSLEEAMKALDVVALQKEMEKSQSMFPGNPSVWVKDLAGYLNYKLQAPQSEPTLSQHTHDYPYSLVGRELRGVIRGLLGKAASVLELFFDHCLYTMLQELDKTPGESLHGYRICIQAVLQDKPKIATMNLGKYLELLRSHQNRPAKCLTIMWALGQAGFVNLTEGLKVWLGIMLPVLGIKSLSPFSIAYLDRLLLMHPNLTKGFGMIGPKDFFPLLDFAYMPNNSLAPSLQEQLCQLYPRLKVLAFGAKPETTLHTYFPSFLSRATPNCPPEMKKELLRSLTECLALDALSFNVWRQLYTKHLAQSSLLLGHILETWDQTPKKMRKSLQEIIQSFKITNEELLRKGGSNTQDITACNTICKGLLQQARGRQVPWIQLLLVFLVFAAGFLFHDFRSHSSFQTSLSARVLQSSGFLPAGEEACAKLYYYGLQGYSWLEETLPVFGSHLMAVLEPSLQLAWTQTNTTVTFISTYCVSCLSWASENLPGIFQELWELLLLFYQDFLLPLWHLLLTSLSQVQEYCQEACRGDVTWDCIKIQLSEFAHWIWLCLQDTTIALVDWALTMISQQ, from the exons ctgCCATCCAGCCCTCAGGCACCCTTTTTGAGCTGGGCTTCCAGAAGGTGATGAAAAAGCACAACAAGGAGCAAGTGCCCCCACCTGCTCCCACCGAGCACaagaaaacagccaaaaaaaCCAAGAAGGCAGCTGCTCTGACCGACCAGAGCGCCAAGCAGGGCCGCTTTCGAAGCCTGGAGGAGGCGATGAAGGCT CTAGATGTGGTAGCActgcaaaaggaaatggagaagagcCAGAGCATGTTCCCTGGGAACCCCTCTGTGTGGGTGAAGGACCTGGCTGGATATCTCAACTACAAGCTGCAGGCACCTCAGAGCGAACCTACATTAAGCCAGCACACACATG ATTACCCATACAGCCTGGTGGGCCGAGAACTTCGTGGCGTCATTCGAGGACTGTTGGGGAAAGCAGCTAGTGTCCTGGAACTCTTCTTTGACCATTGTCTCTACACCATGCTGCAGGAACTGGACAAGACTCCAG GTGAGTCACTCCATGGCTACCGCATCTGTATCCAGGCAGTTCTGCAAGACAAGCCCAAGATTGCCACCATGAACTTAGGCAAG TACCTCGAGCTACTGAGATCCCATCAGAATCGACCAGCAAAGTGTCTGACCATCATGTGGGCACTGGGGCAGGCAGGCTTTGTCAACCTAACAGAGGGACTTAAAG TGTGGCTGGGGATCATGTTGCCTGTGCTGGGAATCAAGTCTCTATCTCCCTTCTCCATTGCTTATTTGGACCGACTGCTCCT GATGCATCCCAACCTCACCAAGGGCTTTGGCATGATCGGTCCCAAGGACTTCTTCCCACTTCTGGACTTTGCCTACATGCCCAACAACTCCCTGGCACCCAG CCTCCAGGAACAGCTTTGTCAGCTCTACCCCAGACTGAAAGTGCTGGCATTTGGTGCAAAGCCGGAAACTACCCTGCATACCTATTTCCCCTCCTTTTTGTCCAGAGCCACCCCTAACTGTCCCCCTGAAATGAAGAAAGag CTCCTGAGAAGCTTGACTGAGTGTCTGGCCCTGGATGCCCTTAGCTTCAATGTTTGGAGACAACTGTACACCAAGCACCTGGCACAATCCAG CCTGCTGCTGGGACATATCCTGGAGACTTGGGACCAAACACCTAAGAAG ATGAGGAAGTCTTTGCAAGAAATAATTCAGTCCTTCAAAATCACAAATGAGGAGCTCCTGAGGAAAGGGGGAAGTAACACTCAGGACATCACAGCCTGCAATACCATCTGCAAG GGCCTATTGCAGCAAGCGCGTGGTCGTCAAGTACCGTGGATTCAGCTGCTACTTGTGTTCCTAGTGTTTGCAGCTGGCTTCCTGTTCCATGACTTCCGGTCACATAGCTCCTTCCAGA CTTCCCTGTCAGCCCGTGTGTTACAGTCATCAGGCTTCCTGCCTGCTGGTGAAGAGGCCTGTGCCAAGCTCTATTACTATGGTCTTCAAGGTTATAG CTGGCTAGAGGAGACATTGCCTGTCTTTGGTTCCCATCTAATGGCAGTGCTAGAACCCAGCCTGCAGCTGGCCTGGACCCAAACCAACACAACAGTCACCTTTATCTCTACCTATTGTGTGTCCTGTCTTTCTTGGGCTTCTGAGAACCTACCTGGCATCTTCCAGGAG CTATGGGAGCTGCTGCTGCTCTTTTACCAGGACTTTCTGTTACCTCTGTGGCATCTGCTACTTACTTCATTATCCCAGGTCCAGGAGTATTGCCAGGAGGCTTGCAG AGGTGATGTGACCTGGGACTGTATAAAGATACAGCTGAGTGAGTTTGCCCACTGGATTTGGCTCTGCCTACAAGACACCACCATTGCCCTTGTGGACTGGGCATTAACCATGATATCCCAGCAATAG